From a single Paenibacillus sp. FSL R5-0345 genomic region:
- a CDS encoding C40 family peptidase, protein MIKSHKQLTASLLVSAAIVAGLGVSAPGNAAAASSPSNSVMAAAAGQTAVIEASVRLRSTPSTSGEVVKYLQKGDQVQIVAKPNNYWYQVKTADGSVGYTSTDDKYISVNSSSVGTPTAPSAQTGTIKYGVNLRTTPSTSGKVLRLLKKGEQVQLLAEPNSYWYQIQTSDGSIGYISSSDQYISFAGNGGTGTVTPTPTPSVPPAPPISTPGASAQIESVISAGMGYLGTPYEFGSSRNDTSTFDCSDFIRQIFMDALNLKLPADSRQQGDWVKSNSTVVTSTSGLKRGDLMFFMDYKGNSASAYAGIDKSKARISHVAMYLGDGQIIHTYSVASGGVKVDQLSASWTNRFLFGGSVIR, encoded by the coding sequence ATGATTAAATCACATAAGCAATTAACAGCATCCTTGTTGGTTTCAGCTGCAATTGTTGCAGGTTTAGGAGTATCTGCTCCTGGAAATGCAGCAGCAGCCTCAAGTCCATCAAATTCAGTTATGGCGGCAGCAGCCGGTCAAACCGCGGTCATCGAGGCAAGTGTTCGCCTTCGCAGCACACCTTCTACAAGTGGAGAAGTAGTGAAGTATTTGCAAAAGGGCGATCAAGTGCAGATTGTGGCAAAACCGAATAACTATTGGTATCAAGTGAAGACAGCAGATGGATCCGTAGGTTACACAAGCACGGATGATAAGTATATCAGCGTAAATTCATCTTCAGTAGGTACACCAACTGCACCATCAGCACAAACGGGAACTATTAAGTACGGAGTGAATCTTCGAACTACTCCTTCTACAAGCGGAAAAGTACTGAGACTTCTGAAGAAGGGGGAACAAGTACAACTTCTGGCAGAGCCGAACAGCTACTGGTATCAAATTCAAACCTCTGATGGTAGCATTGGATATATAAGTTCAAGTGATCAATATATTTCGTTTGCTGGTAACGGGGGGACTGGGACGGTAACGCCGACACCAACACCATCGGTACCACCAGCACCACCTATTTCGACACCTGGGGCTTCGGCCCAAATCGAGAGTGTAATCTCAGCAGGGATGGGCTATCTTGGTACACCTTATGAGTTTGGATCTAGCAGAAATGATACAAGTACCTTCGATTGTTCTGATTTTATTCGCCAAATTTTCATGGATGCTCTGAATTTGAAACTACCTGCTGATTCTCGTCAACAGGGAGATTGGGTGAAATCAAACAGTACGGTGGTTACGTCTACCTCAGGTTTAAAACGCGGTGATCTAATGTTCTTCATGGATTATAAAGGGAATTCTGCTTCAGCTTATGCAGGGATTGATAAATCCAAGGCTAGAATATCACATGTTGCTATGTATCTGGGAGATGGACAAATTATTCATACGTATTCCGTAGCTTCAGGCGGGGTAAAAGTAGATCAGTTAAGCGCTTCTTGGACGAATCGTTTCCTCTTTGGGGGATCGGTCATCCGATAA
- a CDS encoding cation diffusion facilitator family transporter translates to MVDIYEDIRKGERGAWVSIAAYLILSTFKLISGYLFASNALVADGVNNLTDIVASAAVLVGLRISRKPPDSDHAYGHFRAETVAALLASFIMAVVGIQVIVEAVRSFFDRAKETPQLWSAGVALVCAVAMMGVYIYNKRLAKQINSSALMAAAKDNFSDAMVSVGAAVGIVGAQFGLPWIDSAAAVVVGLIILKTAWDIFRDSTYRLTDGFDEDRLMDLRSTIARTPGVEGIKDVKARVHGNHVHVDVVVEVDANITVVEGHKISDSIEERMSKLHNIMNVQVHVEPKD, encoded by the coding sequence ATGGTTGATATTTACGAAGATATACGTAAAGGCGAGCGTGGAGCTTGGGTTAGCATAGCGGCTTACCTCATTTTATCGACATTCAAACTGATTAGCGGTTATCTATTCGCCTCTAATGCATTGGTCGCGGACGGGGTCAATAATTTAACTGACATCGTGGCATCGGCAGCCGTATTGGTTGGTCTGCGGATTTCGAGAAAGCCTCCTGACTCTGACCATGCTTATGGACATTTTCGGGCAGAGACAGTAGCTGCATTGTTGGCCTCTTTTATTATGGCGGTAGTAGGTATTCAGGTCATTGTGGAGGCGGTGCGTTCTTTTTTCGATCGTGCAAAAGAAACGCCGCAGCTATGGTCTGCGGGTGTGGCTTTAGTGTGTGCAGTGGCAATGATGGGAGTATACATATACAACAAAAGGCTGGCTAAGCAGATAAATAGTAGCGCACTAATGGCAGCGGCAAAAGATAATTTTTCGGATGCTATGGTTAGTGTTGGGGCTGCTGTTGGAATTGTGGGTGCTCAGTTCGGACTGCCATGGATTGATTCTGCGGCAGCCGTAGTTGTCGGTCTGATTATCTTAAAGACAGCATGGGATATTTTCCGTGACTCAACTTATCGGCTTACGGATGGCTTTGATGAAGATCGGTTGATGGATCTCCGCAGTACGATCGCTCGTACACCGGGAGTAGAGGGAATTAAAGATGTAAAGGCACGGGTGCATGGGAACCATGTGCACGTGGATGTTGTAGTGGAGGTTGACGCAAATATTACAGTGGTAGAGGGTCATAAAATCAGTGATTCCATCGAAGAGAGAATGAGCAAGCTGCATAATATTATGAATGTGCAGGTGCATGTGGAACCTAAAGATTAA
- a CDS encoding histidine phosphatase family protein, whose amino-acid sequence MDRAIFIMRHGETEFNTQGRYQGQLDSPLTEHGVEQVRQMARLLRYSVDQSSEWRVISSPLGRALQSTQILCEILGYDFNKVETDSRLSEVSVGSWSGLTLKEIEQDWANRLTGTTMYDWYFHSPDGESYEAVQERVADWLDSVSSSPQVIAVTHGLTSRILRGVYAGLTRQETLALEVSQSACFQLANCTIKRISNEFDEF is encoded by the coding sequence GTGGACAGAGCAATTTTTATTATGAGGCATGGGGAGACCGAGTTTAATACGCAAGGTCGTTACCAAGGCCAATTGGATTCACCTCTGACTGAGCATGGAGTGGAACAAGTCAGACAAATGGCGAGGCTGCTTCGTTATTCCGTAGATCAATCCTCCGAGTGGAGGGTGATTTCAAGTCCTCTTGGGAGAGCGCTGCAAAGCACACAGATTTTGTGTGAAATCTTAGGTTACGATTTCAATAAAGTAGAAACGGATTCCAGGCTAAGTGAGGTATCCGTCGGATCATGGTCAGGGTTAACGCTCAAAGAGATTGAACAGGACTGGGCCAATAGACTTACTGGAACTACTATGTATGATTGGTACTTTCACTCCCCAGACGGAGAGAGCTACGAGGCGGTTCAAGAGCGTGTCGCAGACTGGCTGGATAGCGTGTCTTCTTCTCCGCAGGTCATAGCGGTCACACATGGATTAACAAGTAGAATTCTACGCGGAGTATACGCGGGGCTTACAAGACAGGAGACCTTAGCACTTGAGGTTTCCCAAAGCGCATGTTTTCAGTTGGCTAATTGTACAATAAAGAGAATCAGTAATGAATTTGATGAGTTCTAG
- a CDS encoding ABC-F family ATP-binding cassette domain-containing protein: MISTSGVTLRYGKRALFEDVNIKFTPGNCYGLIGANGAGKSTFLKILSGEIEANTGDVHITPGERLAVLKQNHFEYDEFPVLETVIMGHTRLYEIMKEKDALYAKSDFTEADGLRAGELEGEFAELNGWDAEPDAAAMLIGLGIMRELHDKKMAELSGNEKVRVLLAQALFGRPNNLLLDEPTNHLDLESIGWLENFLMDYEGTVIVVSHDRHFLNKVCTHIADIDFGKIQMYVGNYDFWYESSQLAQALQRDSNKKKEDKIKELQAFIQRFSANASKSKQATSRKKQLEKITLDDIRPSNRKYPFLNFKPEREAGKQLLTISGLTKSVEGEKVLDEISFVVNKGDKIAFVGPYSQPKSLLFDVIMGEQEADAGEYAWGVTTTQAYFPKDNSSYFDGVDLNLVEWLRQYSKDQDETFLRGFLGRMLFAGEEALKKASVLSGGEKVRCMLAKMMLNGANVLVFDEPTNHLDLESITALNNGLIDFDGTILFTSHDHQFIQTIANRIIEITPTGVIDRTMTYDEYLENPEIKEMRQRMYPVEV; encoded by the coding sequence ATGATTAGCACAAGCGGCGTAACACTCCGCTACGGAAAACGCGCTCTCTTCGAAGATGTAAACATAAAATTCACCCCTGGTAACTGCTATGGTTTGATTGGTGCCAATGGTGCTGGTAAATCAACCTTTCTGAAAATTCTGTCCGGGGAGATTGAAGCGAACACGGGTGATGTTCATATAACACCAGGTGAACGCCTTGCAGTTCTGAAGCAAAACCATTTCGAGTACGATGAATTCCCAGTACTTGAAACAGTTATTATGGGTCACACTCGTCTTTATGAAATCATGAAAGAAAAGGACGCGCTTTATGCGAAGTCTGATTTCACGGAAGCCGATGGTCTACGTGCCGGTGAGCTAGAAGGCGAATTTGCAGAACTTAATGGCTGGGATGCAGAGCCTGATGCGGCGGCTATGCTGATCGGTCTAGGCATTATGCGTGAACTACATGATAAGAAAATGGCCGAACTGAGCGGCAATGAGAAGGTACGGGTACTCTTGGCACAAGCCTTGTTTGGCCGTCCAAATAACCTCCTGCTCGATGAGCCTACCAACCACTTGGATCTCGAATCCATTGGCTGGTTAGAGAACTTCCTCATGGATTATGAAGGTACTGTTATTGTCGTATCCCATGACCGTCACTTCTTGAACAAAGTATGTACGCATATTGCGGATATTGATTTTGGCAAAATCCAGATGTACGTTGGTAACTACGACTTCTGGTACGAGTCCAGTCAGCTTGCTCAAGCTTTGCAGCGTGATTCGAACAAGAAGAAGGAAGACAAGATCAAGGAACTGCAAGCCTTTATTCAGCGTTTCTCGGCCAATGCTTCCAAGTCTAAACAGGCAACTTCTCGTAAGAAACAACTTGAGAAAATTACACTGGATGACATTCGTCCATCCAACCGTAAATATCCGTTCCTCAACTTCAAACCTGAACGTGAAGCAGGTAAGCAGCTGCTGACGATCAGCGGATTGACCAAATCGGTTGAAGGTGAGAAGGTTCTTGATGAAATTAGCTTTGTAGTTAACAAAGGCGATAAGATTGCTTTCGTGGGCCCTTACTCTCAGCCTAAATCACTTCTGTTTGATGTGATCATGGGCGAGCAAGAAGCGGATGCGGGTGAATATGCATGGGGAGTCACTACAACTCAAGCTTATTTCCCGAAAGACAACTCCAGCTATTTCGATGGCGTGGACTTGAATCTCGTAGAATGGCTGCGTCAGTATTCTAAAGATCAGGATGAGACGTTCCTGCGTGGATTCCTTGGACGGATGCTGTTTGCCGGAGAAGAAGCACTGAAGAAAGCAAGTGTACTGTCCGGGGGCGAGAAGGTTCGCTGTATGTTGGCGAAAATGATGCTGAACGGTGCGAACGTGCTTGTATTCGATGAACCTACCAATCACTTGGATCTGGAATCCATTACGGCACTGAACAACGGACTGATCGATTTCGACGGGACTATTCTCTTTACTTCCCATGACCATCAGTTCATCCAAACCATTGCTAACCGTATCATCGAAATCACACCTACAGGTGTAATTGATCGCACGATGACTTACGATGAGTATTTGGAGAATCCTGAAATTAAGGAAATGCGCCAACGCATGTATCCTGTAGAAGTATAA
- a CDS encoding MBL fold metallo-hydrolase — MPKTRYHNVDNVSTDKTLKEFRQWREERRRKKKDYSYVVPNTPPRLSYLSENSLESTITWIGHSTFFLQYEGMNIITDPIWARRLGFEKRLGQPGIAISEVPPIDLILISHSHYDHLHIASIRKLYRAGTTLVVPVGLKRKMLRKGFRNCMEMEWWQEIKLGKIKLTFVPTQHWTRRTPWDTNTSHWGGYILEPAESENKRLSPNLYFAGDSGYFPGFKEIGNRYKIDIALMPIGAYEPEWFMTSQHVNPEEAIQAFLDVGAETMIPMHYGTFRLADDTAREALDRMESARVKHGISENRIRTLSYGETLVVQSENRTSGQ, encoded by the coding sequence ATGCCTAAAACTCGTTACCATAATGTCGACAATGTAAGTACAGATAAAACACTAAAAGAATTTCGCCAGTGGCGTGAGGAGCGTCGTCGCAAGAAGAAGGACTATTCATATGTTGTGCCAAATACGCCGCCCAGATTATCTTATCTGTCGGAGAATAGTTTGGAGTCTACCATTACGTGGATTGGGCATTCAACATTCTTCCTTCAATATGAGGGGATGAATATCATTACAGATCCCATCTGGGCAAGAAGGCTAGGCTTTGAGAAAAGATTGGGACAACCTGGGATCGCGATTAGTGAAGTGCCGCCGATTGATCTGATTCTGATTTCGCACTCTCATTATGATCACTTGCACATAGCCTCTATCCGCAAATTATATCGGGCAGGGACGACGCTTGTAGTTCCTGTAGGTCTGAAGCGAAAAATGCTTCGCAAAGGGTTCCGCAACTGTATGGAAATGGAGTGGTGGCAGGAGATTAAGCTAGGAAAAATCAAGCTTACTTTTGTACCTACCCAGCACTGGACGCGGAGAACGCCTTGGGATACGAATACTTCTCATTGGGGTGGGTATATCTTGGAGCCCGCCGAGTCTGAGAACAAGAGGCTTTCTCCGAACCTTTATTTCGCTGGGGACAGCGGGTATTTTCCAGGTTTTAAGGAGATCGGAAACCGTTATAAGATTGATATCGCGCTTATGCCGATTGGGGCCTATGAACCGGAGTGGTTCATGACCTCTCAGCATGTGAATCCAGAGGAGGCGATACAAGCCTTCCTAGATGTAGGAGCGGAGACCATGATTCCGATGCATTATGGTACCTTCAGACTTGCTGATGATACCGCCCGGGAAGCATTGGATCGCATGGAAAGCGCCCGAGTTAAACACGGGATTTCTGAGAACCGAATTCGTACGCTCAGTTATGGAGAAACACTGGTTGTACAATCGGAGAATCGCACGTCTGGACAATAA